Below is a genomic region from Sporomusaceae bacterium FL31.
GTGATCGGAAAGTTTTTGCGACACAGCTACATTCCAGACAGAGTAGGATTTATCGCCCCCGGGTGAAACAAGATATTTCTCGAAAGTCTGGGACTGCAAACTGGCTGTAAAGCCTTGCTGATTATGATAAGACAGTCCTGATACCAGCACATGCTGTGCCCGGTTTTGCAGGCGTTGCTTGGTGACATCATTGACGGCGTCCAGATAGGTATAGCTATTTGTCCAGGCTAACCGGTCAGAAAGCGCATAGGTGAACTCGGCTTCTACGCCTTTGATCGAAGCTTTATTAATATTTTGGTATTGCTTGTTTGTCCCGGAGATTGTGACCAGGTCAATCATATCGGTCACATCATTATTAAAGAATGTCAGTTTACCCGATTTCTTATCCCAGTCTTTTTCAATCGAGATATCATAGGATTGGGAAGTCTCTGATTTTAAATTCGGATTTCCCTGTTGCGTAGCTGCACTCTGGTACAGTTGGTTTGGTGTTGGACTGCGGAATCCCTCGGCAACATTCATTTTAATGCGGGTATCCTGACTGAGTTTATAAGTAAGTCCCAGTTTAGGGCTAAGATTGCTTTCAAACTTGTTGCTGTCATCATAACGAGCCGATATAATCGCCAGTAATTTATCACTCATATTCCATTCGTCCTGCACATAGGCTGCCGAATAATTGAGATGGGCTGTTGATCCTGTCTTGCTTTGACCGCTGGGATGAATCACAGTAAAATAGCCTTCATGCGTATCAACTGCCGTACCCCGGAATGTTTCCGGGCGGTATTCAGCACCAAAAGTCAGCCGGTGCTGTGAATTTAGCGTCTGTGTGAAACGGCCTTCGTAGGCTTTGACGGTACGTTTAGCCCTTACCCAATTAGCCAGAGCTTGGTTTGAAGCAATATACTGGTCAAGACTTTTATCCATCTCCGACTGGTAAAAGCGCAGGAACAGCTCATGATCTTCCTCTTTTTTGCTGTAAGATAGCGCGTGCTCATCCCGCTCAACATAATCCCGGGCTTTCCATATTGCGGCTGCCG
It encodes:
- the cirA_5 gene encoding colicin I receptor; translated protein: MKKRQKTLVTAAVLVLISATGYAEHVPEENYMLDEVVVTATRTTQSTKDVPSAVQVITRQTIEEQGAQTLEDVLRYATGIQLTRSSTSPSREAISIRGFDSRFSMILIDGKRLASEIDQNYELDRIPLENIERIEIVRGPVSSLYGTEALGGVINIITKKSKTQSLMLDVGGGVYSGGSSGKDRYSFAYDSGEVGKFSVRLSGSQVENEALFKSSGLTFEPYGTRKNLNAVIDYRLSDRETISFSKGYSKEATHEYVKPAAAIWKARDYVERDEHALSYSKKEEDHELFLRFYQSEMDKSLDQYIASNQALANWVRAKRTVKAYEGRFTQTLNSQHRLTFGAEYRPETFRGTAVDTHEGYFTVIHPSGQSKTGSTAHLNYSAAYVQDEWNMSDKLLAIISARYDDSNKFESNLSPKLGLTYKLSQDTRIKMNVAEGFRSPTPNQLYQSAATQQGNPNLKSETSQSYDISIEKDWDKKSGKLTFFNNDVTDMIDLVTISGTNKQYQNINKASIKGVEAEFTYALSDRLAWTNSYTYLDAVNDVTKQRLQNRAQHVLVSGLSYHNQQGFTASLQSQTFEKYLVSPGGDKSYSVWNVAVSQKLSDHHKLRIGIDNIFNKTDKDVPLLGTYVHGSIQYSL